The Salvelinus alpinus chromosome 30, SLU_Salpinus.1, whole genome shotgun sequence genomic interval gaggaaaagatcatgatcattagaaagcaaattacggactcctctttaaatctgcgtattcctccaaagctcagctgtcctgagtctgcacaactctgccaggacctaggatcaagagagacacttaagtgttttagtactatatctcttgacacaatgatgaaaataatcatggcctctaaaccttcaagctgcatactagatcctattccaactaaactactgaaagagctgcttcatgtgcttggccctcctatgttgaacataataaacagctctctatctaccggatgtgtaccaaactcactaaaagtggcagtaataaagcctctcttgaaaaagccaaaccttgacccagaaaagttttttaaatatatcggcctatatcaaatcttccattcctcctgaagacaaacaatgtatacgaaatgcttcagtctggttttagaccccatcatagcactgagactgcacttgtgaaggtggtaaatgaccttttaatggcgtcagaccgaggctctgcatctgtcctcgtgctactagaccttagtgctgcctttgataccatcgatcaccacattcttttggagagattggaaacccaaattggtctacacggacaagttctggcctggtttagatcttatctgtcgggaagatatcagtttgtctctgtgaatggtttgtcctctgacaaatcaactgtacatttcggtgttcctcaaggttccgttttaggaccactattgttttcactatatattttacctcttggggatgtcattcgaaaacataatgttaactttcactgctatgcggatgacacacagctgtacatttcaatgcaacatggtgaagccccaaaattgccctcgctagaagcctgtgtttcagacataaggaagtggatggctgaaaactttctacttttaaactcggacaaaacagagatgcttgttctaggtcccaagaaacaaagagatcttatgttaaatctgacaattaatcttgatggttgtaaagtcgtctcaaataaaactgtgaaggacctcggcattactctggaccctgatctctcttttgacgaacatatcaagactgtttcaaggacagcttattTCCATCTAGATAACATCGCAAAAATCAGAAATTCTCTGTCCAAAAATgacgcagaaaaatgtatccatgcttttgttacttctaggttagactactgcaatgctctactttccggctaaagcactaaataaacttcagttagtgctaaatacggctgctagaatcctgactagaaccaaaagatttgatcatattactccagtgctagcttccctacactggcttcctgttaaggcaagggctgatttcaaggttttactgttaacctacaaagcgttacatgggcttgctcctacccatctttccgagttggtcctgccgtacatacctacacgtacgctacggtcacaagacgcaggcctcctaattgtccctagaatttctaagcaaacagctggaggcagggctttctcctatagatctctattttcatggaatggtctgcctacccatgtgagagacgcagactcggtctcaaccttaagtctttattgaagactcatctcttcagtaggtcatatgattgagtgtagtctggcccaggagtgtgaaggtgaacggaaaggctctggagcaacgaaccgcccttgctgtctctgcctggccggttcccctctctccactgggattctctgcctctaaccctattacaggggctgagtcactggcttactggtgctctttcatgccgtccctaggaggggtgcgtcacttgagtgggttgagtcactgacgtgatcttcctgtctgggttggagccccccccttggtttgtgccgtggcggagatctttgtgggctatactcggccttgtaagttggtggttgaagatatccctctagtggtgcgggggctgtgctttggcaaagtgggtggggttatatccttcctgtttggccctgtccgggggtatcatcggatggggccacagtgtctcctgaccgctcctgtcgcagcctccagtatttatgctgcagtagtttatgtgtcggggggctagggtcagtttgttatatctggagtacttctcctgtcttatccggtgtcctgtgtgaatttaagtatgctctctctaattctctccttctctctctcggaggacctgagccctaggaccatgcgtcaggactaccgggcatgatgactccttgctgtccccagtccacctggccttgctgctgttccagtttcaactgttctgcctgcggctatggaaccctgacctgtccaccggacgtgctacctgtcccagacctgctgttctcaactctctagagacagcaggagcggtagagatacgcttaatgatcggctatgaaaagccaactgacatttactcctgaggtgctgacttgctacaccctcgataacttctgtgattattattatttgaccatgctggtcatttatgaacatttgaacatcttggccatgttctgttataatctccacccggcacagccagatgaggactggccacccctcatagcctggttcctctctaggtttcttcctaggttttggcctttctagggagtttttcctagccaccgtgcttctacacctgcattgcttgctgtttggggttttaggctgggtttctgtacagcacttcgagatattagctgaagtacgaagggctatatcaaATAAATTagattgattggactccaggttagcggattcctgactccaattagcttttggaaaagtcattagcctaggggttcacatacgttttccaacctacactgtgaatgtttaaattatgtattcaatataaacAAGAAAAATAAagtaatttgtgtgttattagtttaagcacactgtctaTTGTTGTGAGTAAGACGAAGATCAAAAGTtatgactaatttatgcagaaatccaggtaattccaaagggttcacatactgtaaGTGATAACTTGACAAAACATAACATTTCCAACTCGAGAACTTGCCAAAAACAAAAACGGATACCTCATGACCGAGGCGAATGGCAGCGTCAGTAAagttatgtctctccctctcaaaGTTCCTCCTCTGCTCGTCAAAGAGCCTCCACTCCTCTTTGAGACGCTCCTTCTCTTCCAGAGTGTAGCAGTCATTCAGCAGAGCAGCAGTCTCATCATCATAGCAGGGAGAGTTGAGCTGCTGCTACACACACGGAAAAGGTCATAATACTTGACTGAGAAACTCCTGGAAGGGTCAAATTCAAGGCAATAACAAGAGATGTAcagtagatcaaatcaaattgtatttgtcacatgcgccaaacaactggtgtagacttcaccataatacaaataaaatagtaacacaagagggaaaaaattaaatacacaagaatggagctatatacagggagtaccagtaccagatcaatgtgcagaggtacaatgtatttgaggtagatatgtacttgAAGGCAGATACTTATAGCTCGGTTTGAAAAAGAGAGTCTTGTGTTGCGGGTCTAACTAACCTGTAGGAGTTGTTGCTGGGTCTGGATGAAGTCTTTACACTGCTGGACCTCCAGTCtcatcctctccatctcctcctcgtggatcTGTCTGGGGACCAGCTCTTTACCAGCACACTGCTGGCTCTGCTGTACCAGGGAGGCTGGGAAGTGGATGGATGATACATTATGATCAATGGTGGAGAAGAAAGCTCCCTGTGACATATAGAATGTattgagtataacaaaactgattctgcaggcgaaaacctgaaaaaatctaacccggacgtgattatgattattattttttttattattattttcttttaaatctgtgtttcctggcccgtctttcttccatttaaaagggtaatcaaccagattccttttccaatggcttcctcaggctgtgaccaggctttagacatagtttcaggcttttatttaaaaaaatgagcgagatttttcaaaactagtcaggtgtcctctgattagttcctgcgcgcgagtgGGGTAGccctccattttctttctctcttttattgaataggttacggtccggttgaaatattatcaattatgtttgttaaaaacaacctgaggattgattataaaaaacatttgacatgtttctacgaccattacggatactttttggaattttcgtcgaacggaacgaggctttggttttctgaacataacgcgcaacccaaatggcgtattttttgttataaaagtaatatctatcgaacaaaaataacatttgttgtgtaactgggagtctcgtgagtgcaaacatcctaagattatcaaaggtaagcgattcattttattacttttctgactttcgtgaccatgctaatttggggctagctgttgtagcattgattgatacactcacaaaagcttggattgctttcgctgcaaagcatattttcaaaatctgacacgataggtggattaacaagctaagctgtgttttggtatatttcacttgtgattgcatgattataaataattTTTGTAATATTGtgtgccctgcaattcagcggttgtttaggaaaatgatcccgtaaaagggatccgtagcgcagagaagttaaaccgCTGTGCCACTTGAGCCAAAAATGCAGTAGTACTGGTAGTGATTTTATGGCAGTGAGCCATAAGTGGATTCTTTCATTTGCCTTCATGTAACACCCGTTAATGACCAGAGAAAGCCAGTGATGACTACTAGGTGAGTTACAGATTGTCTACTTCCATGATAATATATACATGATGTGATGCGTTTATACCCTGGCTGTCCAGTTTCTCCATGTGGCTCTTTAATCTCCTCCACTGCTGTCGGATGCTATTGGTCAGCTGCTCCCGGGCATGCTCACAGGACTGGTCCCTAGCATGATCACATGACTGATCCAGGGTCTCCTTACTACAGTCACCAACCTCCTCTCTGTCCGAGCTGGCCTGAAAGCGTAACAATAGGCACGATCACTCCTCTACTCCCCACAATGTTTACAGCGAAATGTCACTTCCATACTATGTAAAACACTGAGATTTTGTGAGTGGCTCTGCATAGACAGATGCGATTTGTAATTAAGATTTGCAGgagcattacattttttgttgttgatctaATCCACTTATTACCACGTAAAAATAACTAAGTAGACTATTGCTACGGTGTCTCAGATAGGACAATCCATCAATTCACCCGTTCCAGGCTGTCTTCCGCACGGTCtcctctggagcaggatttcctAGGACTAAGAATGGACACCATCTCCCGCTTCATCTGCTGCAGCACCTTCTTTAGCTCAACATTCTCCAGCATCAGAGCCCTCTGACGACCCTCGTAGTCACTCAGCAGGGACTTGTACATCTCCCCCTCATGTCTACAATCATGGCAAATAAATACGTACTCATCAAAGTGGAATCTCCAAAGCTATGTAGGATTTGTTGCATCAAGAGTTGATGAAAGCAGCCAAAACAGACATGGTTCAGTTAGATGAGCATTGCTACCTGGCCTCCACCTTTCCAGTCTTCCATTGGCTTCTCTTCCCATCAGCCCGTCCCAAGTAGTTCAATACATCAATCGCTAGTTGAGATAAAGGGAGGAAAATGGTAATGAGGGACTTGCTATATAGGCCTACATCATTTTCAGTGTTCAGACTTTTgttgtaaaaaaagaaagaaaaaaaagacagTTTGCAAACATATTCACATTTCCAACAACCTTTGGAATAAGGAGGAAACAATTGTCTTGAGATACCCATACCTAGTTTCTTATCCCTCTTGTCCACCAGTAGCTGGTTGAGGCGTTCTTTGAGCTTGgtgctctccctctccttcctcttggCATCATGGCTGTACTGAGAGGCTCTGCTGGCGATGATGCTCTGGAGCTTCTGCACCTAGGGTGTGTTCAGTAGGGAGAAAACGTTTTGAAACGGGGATGTACTACCTGCACTTATCCAATAAGAACACAGTTTTGTTTTCGCTTacaaaatgttttgctatggTGTGCACTACCGAGCAAGATGCTGGTTAAGGCTCACACACTCAAAACTACATTTCCAATTTCAAAACTACATTTCCAATTGATGCTTGCAGCTACATAAGCACATCACTCAATGATTAACAATTTTATGACAAAGTCTTCACCTCATCTTTTTCTGTTTTCAGGCAGTTCTGCAGAGTCTTGTTTTTGAGTTgcagctgcctctctgtctcaaGCAGTCCTGACTTCTCTCTTTTGTAGAGCTCCAGCTGATCCTTTAGGCaattacatacatttacattaaacatttttattttaccccccCTTTTcgccccaattggtagttacagtcttgtcccatcgctgcagctccagtacggactcaggagaggcgaaggtcgagagcagtGTGTCcttcgaaacacaacccagccaagccgcactgcttcttgacacactgctcgcttaacccggaagccagccgcaccaatgtatcggaggaaacaccgtacacctggcgaccgtgtcagcccGTATTGtgtccggcccgccacaggagtcgctagttcGAGATGGGACAAGatcatccctgccggccaaacctcccctaacccggacgacgctgagccaattgtgcgccgccccatgggtctcccggtcgtggccagctgcgacagagcctggacacaGCTAGCgctacgatgcagtgccttagaccacttcgccactcgggaggctgggCAATTACATACTTGCTGTACATGTTATATCAACACAATTTTGCATACTCAATGTGCTCACCTTGACGACAAGATCATAACAATAACATGTTGTATTCTAAGCAGTAAGACCTTTTAGGACACCATCAAACCTTAACTTAGCTCCAAGCTAGTATTTACTGACAATTTGCACCCTGCCTGGAAAACGATCGATAGGAAAGACTGCCTGACTGACCTTGAGTCTGGAGTTGGTAATCTGCAGGTGTTCCAGGGCACTGGAGCTCTTCAGCTGCTCGGTCTCCTGCTCCTGCAGGCTGCGCTGGCTGCGGCGGTGCATCTGGAGCAGCTCATACATCATGTTCAGGGCTGGCACCGTGTTCAGCCCCCAGCTTCCCTCTGGTGAGCTGGCCTCAATACAGGCAGAGGAGAAACCCAGAGAGTCCATCTCCTGTACAAGCCCCAAAAGAGGGCAGGAAAATGGGTTAGCAGCATACAGTGAAAATTAAACTAGATCAATGAATAATCATTGAGCAACATCAGATACACAAACCTAAAAGAAGTATGGATTATTCCAAATGTAA includes:
- the LOC139559876 gene encoding afadin- and alpha-actinin-binding protein-like isoform X2, producing the protein MGDWWTTATIEPSIENHEISSISRMTMSPSRHHNNLPTMHSSTMTLSKSSYNVLSAFCTEENVPQCTSYINQEMDSLGFSSACIEASSPEGSWGLNTVPALNMMYELLQMHRRSQRSLQEQETEQLKSSSALEHLQITNSRLKDQLELYKREKSGLLETERQLQLKNKTLQNCLKTEKDEVQKLQSIIASRASQYSHDAKRKERESTKLKERLNQLLVDKRDKKLAIDVLNYLGRADGKRSQWKTGKVEARHEGEMYKSLLSDYEGRQRALMLENVELKKVLQQMKREMVSILSPRKSCSRGDRAEDSLERASSDREEVGDCSKETLDQSCDHARDQSCEHAREQLTNSIRQQWRRLKSHMEKLDSQASLVQQSQQCAGKELVPRQIHEEEMERMRLEVQQCKDFIQTQQQLLQQLNSPCYDDETAALLNDCYTLEEKERLKEEWRLFDEQRRNFERERHNFTDAAIRLGHEKKAFEEDRALWLKNQFLNMTSFVDHKRHSTSETPRALSVSSEPEMRIPSTPAMLTKSRTYTAFSTPKAASDAGMPSTADLYRTLCLIPDRSSSSVGSSKQGRWQESNIIHSREDTSVRSKHRHGDGDCCSIFSLGSEENRLN
- the LOC139559876 gene encoding afadin- and alpha-actinin-binding protein-like isoform X1 translates to MGDWWTTATIEPSIENHEISSISRMTMSPSRHHNNLPTMHSSTMTLSKSSYNVLSAFCTEENVPQCTSYINQEMDSLGFSSACIEASSPEGSWGLNTVPALNMMYELLQMHRRSQRSLQEQETEQLKSSSALEHLQITNSRLKDQLELYKREKSGLLETERQLQLKNKTLQNCLKTEKDEVQKLQSIIASRASQYSHDAKRKERESTKLKERLNQLLVDKRDKKLAIDVLNYLGRADGKRSQWKTGKVEARHEGEMYKSLLSDYEGRQRALMLENVELKKVLQQMKREMVSILSPRKSCSRGDRAEDSLERASSDREEVGDCSKETLDQSCDHARDQSCEHAREQLTNSIRQQWRRLKSHMEKLDSQASLVQQSQQCAGKELVPRQIHEEEMERMRLEVQQCKDFIQTQQQLLQQQLNSPCYDDETAALLNDCYTLEEKERLKEEWRLFDEQRRNFERERHNFTDAAIRLGHEKKAFEEDRALWLKNQFLNMTSFVDHKRHSTSETPRALSVSSEPEMRIPSTPAMLTKSRTYTAFSTPKAASDAGMPSTADLYRTLCLIPDRSSSSVGSSKQGRWQESNIIHSREDTSVRSKHRHGDGDCCSIFSLGSEENRLN